A single Glycine soja cultivar W05 chromosome 14, ASM419377v2, whole genome shotgun sequence DNA region contains:
- the LOC114384916 gene encoding uncharacterized protein LOC114384916 isoform X1: MKAETVTLLLVNLAGIMERADESLLPGVYKEVGTALHTDPTGLGYLTLFRSIVQSSCYPVAAYLAVRHNRAHVIAVGAFLWAAATFLVAFSSTFFQVALSRAFNGIGLALVTPAIQSLVADSTDDSNRGMAFGWLQLTGNVGSIIGGLFSVLIAPITVFGIPGWRISFHIVGLISIIVGALVYLFANDPHFSDNGTNSRRQAPNKTFWSEVKDLVQESKSVLKISSFQIIVAQGVTGSFPWSALSFAPMWLELTGFSHEKTAFLMGLFVVASSIGGLFGGKMGDILSKRYPNSGRIILAQISSGSAIPLAALLLIGLPDDPSTIISHGLVLIIMGLLISWNGPATNNPIFAEIVPERSRTSVYAMDRSFESILSSFAPPAVGILAQHVYGYKPIPEGSSESQEILTDRENAASLAKSLYTAIGIPMALCCIIYTFLYRTYPRDRERAKMEALIESEMQLIESGGLAMDREFESEELSIVDYDDGDIDDDENTLLYRQLTLSKE, from the exons ATGAAGGCGGAGACGGTGACGCTGTTGCTGGTGAACCTGGCGGGGATAATGGAGAGGGCCGACGAGTCGCTGCTTCCGGGAGTGTACAAGGAAGTTGGCACGGCGCTCCACACCGACCCCACCGGTTTGGGTTACCTCACTCTCTTCCGATCCATCGTACAGTCCTCCTGCTACCCCGTCGCCGCCTACCTCGCCGTGCGCCACAACCGCGCCCACGTCATCGCCGTCGGGGCCTTCCTCTGGGCCGCCGCCACCTTCCTCGTCGCGTTCTCCTCCACTTTCTTCCAG GTAGCTTTATCGCGAGCATTTAATGGGATTGGCCTTGCACTTGTAACACCTGCAATTCAGTCCCTTGTTGCCGACTCAACTGATGATAGCAATCGTGGCATGGCTTTTGGATGGCTTCAACTAACAGGAAATGTTGGATCAATTATTGGAGGCCTCTTCTCAGTGTTGATAGCTCCAATAACAGTCTTTGGTATCCCTGGTTGGAGAATTTCCTTTCATATTGTGGGATTAATAAGCATTATAGTAGGTGCTTTAGTATACCTCTTTGCCAATGATCCACACTTCTCAGATAATGGTACAAACAGTAGAAGGCAAGCtccaaataaaacattttggtcTGAAGTGAAAGATCTGGTTCAGGAATCCAAGTCAGTTTTGAAGATTTCATCTTTTCAGATTATTGTTGCCCAGGGTGTCACTGGCTCCTTTCCCTGGTCTGCTTTATCATTTGCACCAATGTGGTTAGAGCTGACTGGCTTCTCCCATGAGAAAACTGCTTTCCTCATGGGTTTGTTTGTGGTTGCCAGTTCTATTGGGGGATTGTTTGGAGGAAAGATGGGAGATATCCTATCCAAGCGCTATCCAAATTCTGGGAGGATAATTCTGGCACAGATAAGCTCTGGATCAGCAATCCCCCTAGCAGCACTTCTTTTGATCGGTTTGCCAGATGATCCATCCACGATAATATCTCATGGTTTGGTTCTAATCATTATGGGGCTCTTGATATCTTGGAATGGTCCAGCTACGAATAA TCCAATTTTTGCAGAGATAGTTCCAGAGAGATCCCGCACAAGTGTATATGCCATGGACCGATCTTTTGAATCTATACTATCATCTTTTGCTCCCCCTGCAGTGGGGATTTTGGCCCAGCATGTTTATGGGTATAAGCCCATTCCTGAAGGGTCTAGTGAATCTCAAGAGATTTTAACAGACAGAGAGAATGCTGCATCATTGGCGAAGTCTCTTTACACTGCAATAGGAATTCCAATGGCTCTATGCTGTATAATCTACACATTTCTTTATAGGACCTATCCGAGAGACAGGGAACGTGCTAAGATGGAGGCTTTAATAGAATCAGAGATGCAGCTAATCGAATCAGGTGGTTTAGCTATGGATAGAGAGTTTGAGTCAGAGGAATTGTCTATTGTGGATTATGATGATGGTGATATTGATGATGATGAGAACACATTACTCTACAGGCAGTTGACACTTTCCAAAGAATAG
- the LOC114384916 gene encoding uncharacterized protein LOC114384916 isoform X2 translates to MAFGWLQLTGNVGSIIGGLFSVLIAPITVFGIPGWRISFHIVGLISIIVGALVYLFANDPHFSDNGTNSRRQAPNKTFWSEVKDLVQESKSVLKISSFQIIVAQGVTGSFPWSALSFAPMWLELTGFSHEKTAFLMGLFVVASSIGGLFGGKMGDILSKRYPNSGRIILAQISSGSAIPLAALLLIGLPDDPSTIISHGLVLIIMGLLISWNGPATNNPIFAEIVPERSRTSVYAMDRSFESILSSFAPPAVGILAQHVYGYKPIPEGSSESQEILTDRENAASLAKSLYTAIGIPMALCCIIYTFLYRTYPRDRERAKMEALIESEMQLIESGGLAMDREFESEELSIVDYDDGDIDDDENTLLYRQLTLSKE, encoded by the exons ATGGCTTTTGGATGGCTTCAACTAACAGGAAATGTTGGATCAATTATTGGAGGCCTCTTCTCAGTGTTGATAGCTCCAATAACAGTCTTTGGTATCCCTGGTTGGAGAATTTCCTTTCATATTGTGGGATTAATAAGCATTATAGTAGGTGCTTTAGTATACCTCTTTGCCAATGATCCACACTTCTCAGATAATGGTACAAACAGTAGAAGGCAAGCtccaaataaaacattttggtcTGAAGTGAAAGATCTGGTTCAGGAATCCAAGTCAGTTTTGAAGATTTCATCTTTTCAGATTATTGTTGCCCAGGGTGTCACTGGCTCCTTTCCCTGGTCTGCTTTATCATTTGCACCAATGTGGTTAGAGCTGACTGGCTTCTCCCATGAGAAAACTGCTTTCCTCATGGGTTTGTTTGTGGTTGCCAGTTCTATTGGGGGATTGTTTGGAGGAAAGATGGGAGATATCCTATCCAAGCGCTATCCAAATTCTGGGAGGATAATTCTGGCACAGATAAGCTCTGGATCAGCAATCCCCCTAGCAGCACTTCTTTTGATCGGTTTGCCAGATGATCCATCCACGATAATATCTCATGGTTTGGTTCTAATCATTATGGGGCTCTTGATATCTTGGAATGGTCCAGCTACGAATAA TCCAATTTTTGCAGAGATAGTTCCAGAGAGATCCCGCACAAGTGTATATGCCATGGACCGATCTTTTGAATCTATACTATCATCTTTTGCTCCCCCTGCAGTGGGGATTTTGGCCCAGCATGTTTATGGGTATAAGCCCATTCCTGAAGGGTCTAGTGAATCTCAAGAGATTTTAACAGACAGAGAGAATGCTGCATCATTGGCGAAGTCTCTTTACACTGCAATAGGAATTCCAATGGCTCTATGCTGTATAATCTACACATTTCTTTATAGGACCTATCCGAGAGACAGGGAACGTGCTAAGATGGAGGCTTTAATAGAATCAGAGATGCAGCTAATCGAATCAGGTGGTTTAGCTATGGATAGAGAGTTTGAGTCAGAGGAATTGTCTATTGTGGATTATGATGATGGTGATATTGATGATGATGAGAACACATTACTCTACAGGCAGTTGACACTTTCCAAAGAATAG
- the LOC114383233 gene encoding putative pumilio homolog 8, chloroplastic, with protein MRNEELGTWLNGFSNNNSILHRGHVTSPPQPQPSSSVFSMIHDDGVDIDAMLCSDFARMSVFHELGNVGAKTRGYGANVMDSSYPHAFLNSHSPCSFDAHAHVHEEMGTPLPTWGVSVPSDVKGHTFGPPMESSSHTQRSNTCYGHVPLQNPFHATRPFVVDCDVKKPIVFSQSQTMMQPKIAMNVNTPSSHCFPAAKERGTTSVAVTTNGDFSHSRGNPLGFQFDGGFVLQEKNVKCYAGRGCHSLWGCKESLPLLVQQAVGEELPQLIPPRVAPTRHEKNGILASDVSLSLRPLLYNFSPLSKFHGYIYYLAKHQNGCRFLQRMIDEGTSEHVLIVFNGVIDDVVELMVDPFGNYLVQKLLDVGGDDERLQVVSMLTKEPGQLIKTSLNIHGTRVVQKLITTVDSRKQIAMLMSAIQSGFLALIKDLNGNHVIQRCLQYFSCKDNEFIFYAATKFCVEIATHQHGCCVLQRCIDYSTGKYQDKLVKEICRHGLLLAQDPFGNYVVQYIIEMENPTASFKLHSQFKGNYTNLSMQKYSSHVVEKCLVHLAEIKSRIVQELLSFPHFEQLLQDLYGNYVVQRALGVTKGFLHASLAEAVRPYKMLRTSPYCKRVFSRNLLNK; from the exons ATGAGAAATGAAGAACTAGGAACTTGGTTGAACGGGTTTTCTAACAACAACAGCATCCTTCACCGTGGCCACGTCACCTCACCACCACAACCTCAACCTTCTTCGAGTGTTTTCTCCATGATCCATGATGATGGTGTTGATATTGATGCGATGCTGTGTAGTGATTTTGCTAGAATGAGTGTTTTTCACGAACTAGGGAATGTTGGTGCCAAAACCAGAGGATATGGTGCTAATGTTATGGATTCATCATACCCACATGCATTCTTAAACTCACACTCACCTTGTTCTTTTGATGCACATGCACATGTTCATGAAGAAATGGGTACCCCATTACCTACTTGGGGTGTTTCAGTTCCTTCTGATGTGAAGGGACACACTTTTGGACCCCCAATGGAGTCTTCTTCTCATACCCAAAGGAGCAACACTTGCTATGGGCACGTTCCACTGCAAAACCCATTTCATGCTACAAGGCCTTTTGTAGTGGATTGTGATGTGAAAAAACCCATTGTGTTCTCTCAAAGTCAAACCATGATGCAACCAAAGATTGCTATGAATGTAAACACGCCATCATCACATTGTTTCCCTGCAGCAAAAGAAAGAGGAACAACAAGTGTAGCTGTAACCACCAATGGTGATTTTTCTCACTCTAGAGGGAACCCTTTGGGGTTTCAATTTGACGGTGGTTTTGTCCTACAAGAGAAGAATGTAAAATGCTATGCTGGTAGAGGGTGTCATTCTTTGTGGGGTTGCAAAGAGAGTTTACCTTTACTAGTTCAACAAGCAGTGGGAGAGGAACTTCCTCAACTCATTCCTCCTCGTGTTGCTCCCACTAGACATGAAAAGAATGGCATTCTCGCCAGCGATGTTTCGCTTTCTCTGCGGCCATTGTTGTACAATTTTAGTCCTTTGTCTAAGTTCCATGGCTACATTTACTACCTGGCTAAGCACCAGAACGGTTGCCGCTTCCTGCAGAGGATGATTGATGAGGGCACCTCTGAACATGTGCTAATAGTGTTCAATGGAGTCATAGATGATGTTGTTGAGCTTATGGTGGACCCTTTTGGCAACTACCTTGTGCAGAAGTTGCTTGATGTGGGCGGAGATGATGAAAGGTTGCAGGTTGTGTCAATGTTGACTAAAGAACCAGGGCAGCTAATCAAAACCTCTTTGAATATACACGG GACTCGGGTGGTTCAGAAGCTGATCACGACTGTCGACTCTAGAAAACAAATTGCAATGCTTATGTCTGCTATTCAATCTGGTTTTCTTGCTCTTATTAAGGATCTAAATGGGAATCATGTCATACAGCGTTGCTTGCAATACTTTAGCTGTAAAGATAATGAG tttattttttatgctgCTACAAAGTTTTGTGTGGAGATAGCTACTCATCAACATGGGTGTTGTGTATTACAACGTTGCATTGATTATTCCACCGGAAAATACCAAGATAAACTGGTAAAGGAAATATGCAGACATGGGCTTCTACTTGCTCAAGATCCATTTGG AAATTATGTTGTTCAGTATATTATAGAGATGGAGAACCCAACTGCCTCATTCAAACTGCATTCTCAGTTCAAAGGGAACTACACCAACCTCTCAATGCAAAAATATAGCAGTCATGTGGTTGAAAAATGCCTCGTGCATCTTGCAGAGATCAAGTCAAGGATAGTCCAAGAACTGTTATCTTTTCCTCACTTTGAGCAGTTGCTACAAGACCTATATGGCAACTATGTTGTTCAACGTGCTCTCGGAGTGACCAAG GGCTTTCTGCATGCATCTCTAGCTGAAGCAGTTCGCCCCTACAAAATGTTGCGCACCAGCCCTTATTGCAAAAGGGTTTTCTCGAGGAACCTGCTTAACAAGTGA